A stretch of Leisingera sp. S132 DNA encodes these proteins:
- a CDS encoding acetyl-CoA carboxylase biotin carboxylase subunit family protein — protein sequence MRVLLLDAAFAVEPIHRYLIGQGHQVWTISNRPHDTLALSYPNQWIRGDYSDVSLVQDQIIRLGIEAVIPGCTDVSMETFTQLPQSDFFSYPSSADQVLGKKSLFRGLCAELELPAPQAFETDALPDDGILICKPCDSFSGRGVTVFEAVDREARDQAIARAKANSPSGEVVCENFVQGQLYSFTAFIEHGQVVNAFVVREGSHYDPFAVDTSYVAHDFSPALFDDCKAAVEAVAGRLQLCDGLIHTQFISDGSGIALIEMSRRCPGDLYPMLIEYSTGFPFAARYASYFLGQAGPAWSAKSRPVLRHTIKHPGGRPFPGFGPLPCAGLMELVPTVRAGERLPDSPAARVAVSFYDLAESQALERAYTQLAQS from the coding sequence ATGCGTGTACTTCTTCTGGATGCTGCTTTTGCGGTAGAACCGATTCACCGCTATCTGATTGGCCAAGGCCATCAGGTATGGACAATCAGCAATCGGCCCCATGATACCCTGGCGTTGTCGTATCCGAACCAGTGGATTAGAGGGGACTACAGCGATGTCTCCCTCGTTCAAGATCAAATTATTCGTCTGGGTATTGAGGCGGTGATCCCGGGCTGCACTGATGTTTCGATGGAAACTTTCACTCAACTGCCACAGAGTGATTTCTTTAGTTATCCATCCTCGGCTGATCAGGTGTTGGGCAAAAAAAGCTTGTTTCGAGGTCTTTGCGCAGAACTAGAGCTTCCTGCGCCGCAAGCCTTTGAAACAGACGCACTACCTGATGACGGGATATTGATTTGCAAACCATGCGATAGTTTCAGTGGGAGGGGGGTGACAGTCTTCGAGGCTGTTGACAGGGAGGCGCGTGATCAGGCAATCGCTAGAGCAAAGGCAAACAGCCCTTCTGGAGAGGTGGTTTGCGAAAACTTTGTGCAGGGACAGCTTTATAGCTTTACCGCATTCATTGAGCACGGGCAGGTCGTGAACGCCTTTGTGGTTCGAGAAGGTTCGCATTATGATCCCTTTGCTGTTGATACCTCTTATGTCGCGCATGATTTTTCTCCAGCATTGTTTGACGACTGCAAAGCTGCGGTTGAGGCAGTAGCAGGCAGGTTGCAGCTGTGCGACGGCCTCATACATACGCAATTCATTTCAGATGGCAGCGGCATCGCGCTGATTGAAATGTCGCGCAGATGTCCAGGTGACCTCTATCCAATGCTTATTGAATATAGTACGGGTTTTCCCTTTGCTGCCCGTTATGCTTCATATTTTCTAGGGCAGGCCGGCCCTGCTTGGTCTGCGAAGTCCCGCCCGGTTCTGCGGCATACCATCAAGCACCCCGGTGGGCGGCCCTTCCCGGGCTTTGGTCCTCTTCCCTGCGCGGGCCTCATGGAGCTGGTGCCCACAGTCCGAGCTGGAGAGCGGCTTCCCGATTCGCCTGCCGCGCGGGTAGCTGTTTCTTTCTATGATCTGGCGGAGTCTCAAGCACTCGAAAGGGCCTATACTCAGCTGGCTCAATCGTAA
- a CDS encoding rhamnan synthesis F family protein — translation MKLPPFWKIARELRRPFQQLRMLPSRMGTFLFGHHYYDCVLARQTRCRTGKLQAGSKVAIYLIFPQNGLLASHLTALRYLNSKGYATIVVSNIQLNEGEFGKLKDLCWQFIERPNFGYDFGGYRDGVMKVLETQSHIERLVLLNDSVWFPLPGSTDWLEQAEQRQLDFVGAASNFGHPRVDAKDFKSIQWSYSTSHKNFHYCSYALMFSERILSDVQFRNFWKRFPLTNNKKVTVRRGEIGLSQWVISHGFTHGSTLELDNLDREISALGEKEIRKAAEQTVIPERPRLLELKEHLLTNDASTQDLRDFILTAVSSQGVSYALPALMHEREGFAFLKKSPCWLNDRAYELTVDFAKGLDGELGPAILREAAQLRQQRKLDPVLHTARGEL, via the coding sequence ATGAAATTGCCACCGTTCTGGAAGATTGCTCGGGAGCTAAGGCGTCCTTTCCAGCAATTGAGGATGCTGCCCAGCAGGATGGGAACCTTTTTGTTTGGTCATCACTATTATGACTGCGTATTGGCTCGCCAAACTCGTTGCCGCACTGGTAAGCTTCAGGCAGGATCGAAGGTGGCGATCTACTTGATCTTTCCTCAAAACGGGTTGCTTGCCTCGCACCTTACAGCGCTACGGTACTTGAATTCAAAGGGATACGCGACGATCGTCGTTTCAAATATTCAATTGAATGAGGGTGAATTCGGCAAACTGAAAGACCTTTGTTGGCAATTCATTGAAAGGCCGAACTTTGGTTATGACTTTGGCGGTTACCGAGATGGTGTCATGAAAGTTCTGGAGACGCAGAGTCATATAGAGCGTCTGGTGCTATTGAACGATTCTGTGTGGTTTCCTTTGCCTGGATCAACTGATTGGCTGGAGCAAGCAGAACAAAGGCAACTCGACTTTGTTGGCGCGGCCAGCAACTTTGGTCATCCCAGAGTGGATGCCAAGGACTTTAAAAGTATACAGTGGAGCTATTCCACAAGCCATAAGAACTTCCATTACTGTTCATATGCGTTGATGTTCTCGGAGCGAATTCTGAGCGATGTCCAGTTTCGTAATTTCTGGAAGCGGTTCCCGCTTACCAACAATAAGAAGGTCACAGTGCGGCGCGGGGAAATCGGCCTTAGCCAATGGGTGATCTCGCATGGATTCACCCATGGGTCGACGCTGGAGCTGGACAATCTCGACAGAGAAATTTCTGCTTTGGGTGAAAAGGAAATTAGAAAAGCAGCTGAGCAAACAGTCATCCCGGAACGGCCCCGATTGCTGGAGTTGAAGGAACACTTGCTGACAAATGATGCTTCTACCCAAGACCTTAGGGATTTTATCCTGACAGCGGTCTCTTCGCAGGGAGTTAGCTATGCGCTGCCTGCGCTGATGCATGAGAGGGAGGGTTTTGCATTCCTAAAGAAGTCACCTTGTTGGCTAAACGACCGGGCCTACGAGCTTACAGTCGATTTCGCCAAGGGGCTGGATGGTGAACTTGGGCCAGCAATACTTAGGGAAGCAGCACAATTGCGCCAACAGCGTAAGCTGGACCCTGTTCTTCATACAGCCAGGGGGGAACTATGA